The Girardinichthys multiradiatus isolate DD_20200921_A chromosome 6, DD_fGirMul_XY1, whole genome shotgun sequence genome window below encodes:
- the LOC124870259 gene encoding mitochondrial ubiquitin ligase activator of nfkb 1-A, with product MADSSLNPVVWLGVGSSFAFSGLFYHLYQEKKKELKKLKEIPIFKPDDYLLKVLNSSPHKRLQYVAVEGVVQADGEPLPSKFVPRRRGVIQKVVLEEHWKYWNYVTRTWNSKTINKNETNNSVPFSLVQPGSYISKVYVKVQNPLEASGCYMERVHSKVRRAKEGLVDMVAQGLSGEKPMALVESEQMLCVGSSLTGFGEVVLEGGQVIRLQAPQDGRS from the exons ATGGCTGACTCGTCTCTAAACCCCGTGGTCTGGCTCGGTGTGGGCTCCAGTTTCGCTTTCTCTGGTTTGTTTTATCATCTCTATCAGGAAAAGAAGAAGGAGCTAAAAAAGCTAAAG GAAATCCCTATTTTCAAGCCTGATGATTATTTACTTAAAGTGCTGAACTCATCTCCACACAAGCGACTTCAGTATGTTGCTGTTGAAG GTGTTGTTCAGGCTGATGGGGAACCCCTGCCAAGCAAGTTCGTCCCGCGACGCCGCGGTGTGATCCAGAAGGTTGTTCTGGAGGAGCACTGGAAATACTGGAACTATGTCACCAGGACTTG GAACTCCAAGACGATTAACAAGAACGAGACCAACAACTCCGTCCCGTTCAGTTTAGTTCAGCCTGGGTCTTACATCTCCAAAGTTTATGTGAAGGTGCAGAACCCCCTGGAGGCTTCTGGGTGCTACATGGAAAGGGTTCACTCCAAAGTGAGACGCGCCAAGGAGGGTCTGGTGGACATGGTGGCACAGGGTCTGAGTGGTGAAAAACCCATGGCGTTGGTGGAGAGCGAACAGATGCTGTGTGTGGGAAGCAGCCTGACCGGGTTCGGAGAGGTGGTTCTGGAGGGTGGCCAGGTGATCAGACTCCAGGCGCCGCAGGACGGACGGAGCTAA